The Theobroma cacao cultivar B97-61/B2 chromosome 2, Criollo_cocoa_genome_V2, whole genome shotgun sequence genome includes the window AGAAGCTTAGACAGAACATCCATAGCAATGACAAATAAGTAAGAAGGAAGTGGATCTCTTTGTGTTACCCCGCAAAAATCCAACCAAACCCCCATTGATGGACAATGAGAACATAGGAGTTTCAATCCAAAGAGTCAAAAGGCTTCCTGAAATCAATTTTCAGAGCACATCTAGGTTTGACAAAATTCTTCCTAGTGTACCCCTTGACCAATTCATGGGCAAGCAAATACATTCCTCAAACCAAGTTTCTCCCTTCAACAAAAGCACTTTGGCTAGGAGTGATGATATGGGGGCAAGCAAGCTTTAAGGAAAATTTCAACAccaatggtcatttttcttagTCCATCCCATAATAAAAATTGTAGTCACATTCCTACAAGTTTTAACACATTGAAATTGCCAttcactttctaattttggtAGTAACTAGTCTTGTGATTTGACATTACAACCAACTTAAAGTTCTAGAGCCACCATCCTCAGTCCCAAAATTTTgctataaaaagataaaaaaatgaatttgaaagattATGACGTTTACAATCCTTTTATGGACAAAACTAAAGGTATTCAATTGGTTGTCAATTTTACTaccttttgtttctcaaacCAATAGAAGTAATGGTAGGGcataaaaaacaaagagaaattaagaatgaattgaaatataccagaaaatcatcaaaaccCCAACAGCTGTCCTATACTCTTTAGTCCAGACCTGAAAATTAATACTActtaaaaggaatttaaaagatttaatAGAGTATAGGCAGCCCAAGCAAACTTGACGAACTCCTTCCGTTCAAGGAAttgctcttttcttttgacttcgaatatctatatatatacacaacAATTCAGCATTGCAACATCAAGGTTGGCAGGTGAAGCCACCTAACAGCATTTATTTTTGTCAAGATTTTCAACTAGGATTTTCTTATTCTTACGACTTATCTTACCTATCCTCTTACTATATCCTACTTCTTATAGGCTATTTTGTTCGTGAAGGAAAGCTAGTTCCCAAGCGAAGGTAGACCTGTGCTTTCTCATGGCTTTCAAATGCTACCCTGGCCGTGTGCATCTAAAAACAATTCTGTATTATATGTCAAGAATCAAGATTACCGTTCACAGTTCACACTCAGCAGCTCATTGGTATCAGCTACAAGCCTGGATCGAAAATCCATGCTCGACAACCTCAACCTAAGCTTGATGTTAATAATATTCACCTGCCCCAAACCAAATGCTGAAATGCCTACATATTCAAAAGGCAGTGTaagatgaaaaatgcaaaactGAACAGTGTAAATACAGAAGTTTGAAGTCTGAATTCTAATGACTGGTAATCAAAATCATATAGATAGAGAACAGAAACAACGCCTGGCTTATCTCTTAAAGTCACAACCAGGGCTAGTCTTCTTGACCTGCAAATTCCAGTCATTTGAGCTATACGTGAACCAGAGATGCTACAATCTCAAcagaaaattataaattcaCTATTTTGGAAGGGTAACATGGCTGTCTTTGAATACTAACAAGTTTTTGTGTGGCCTGAATATCTATAAAGCACTCAAGTTCTCGTGATTTCTTTGCAACTGATACACTTTCACGCCTCTAGTTTCATCTACAAAGAACATTTCTTTCCCATCAAAGGGGGTATACAACAAATGTCATTCTCGATTGCAGTTTACAAGAAATCATTCGTGGCTGTAGTTTTCAGACGAATTAGCAAGACAATCCCTTTTCTGCTAAACACAGGAAGATATCTACCTTGGTACCAAAGATTCTGCACAATATGGCACTAGAAGCCCAATACCGAGTAACAAAATGAATGATGCTTTGAAATCCTTGATGGCTAAAGATAACATGATGTAAGAAACACAAGTTGCAATCCATCCTAAATAATCCCTGTGGAGACACTAGAAGTCGCATTTATCTTCAGTGAGTGCTCAGGGATATATGTAAGACCTGTTGCACCATAAACGGATTCTCCATAAGAACTTTAGCTTTGAGGATGGACCTTAAGCATTACATTTGATGATATTTAATACAAAAGTGTAAACATTTTACTGAATGAAGACTTagaaagaaatgaataaaACCTGCAAAACGTGCTAGCAACAATGTAAACATAAATCTACCTTAATGGCTGGTAAAGAGACACTGTTAAATACAATTGATCCAGAAAAGACGCATAAACCACACATTTCTTCTAACATAGTTCAATTATATGGGTAAGGCAAATCATAAGAGGggaaaacaaatggatggaTACCTTTCTCCTTAACATCAATCTGTAAAGTGTCAAGAGTGATTATGCCATCGGTCAATGGAAGTAGCTCAAGCTTGATGGTAGCCATAGATTGAGCAGGAACACATCTGAAGCAATCAGTGTGAATTAATACCAATTCTATATTCACAATTTGAAACAATATTAGAAAAGTTGACGCATTACCCTAATGGTACTCTACTCTGCAGCCAGAGATGAGTACATCCCAAACCAGAAGTTGGAATGACATCAGCTATTGGAGTCAACTGCTCATTGAAAGAAGTAAACCTAGCCCCAGCATCACCATTCTGTTTCAGATTCTCTGATGCAGTGGACATTGAGCTCAGCTTGTGCACACTACTTGCTTTCCCTGCAAGCTCAGAAAAACCAACAAATGGGCTCATTGGTGATGTTGGAGAAGAATTCAACGATACCACGGAAGGAGGTGAGGTAAAGGAGGCTGGGGCAAGAACTGTCATGGTTAGATCTTCAGGTGTCAAATTTGAAGCCTGAAGAGTTAAGACCTGACAATCACACCagttgaatgagaattgtcatagttagatagatagatagagCGAGCGagcaagaaagagagagaatcaaaTTGTATAAAACCTGAACTGGAAGCTGAGTGACTCTTTCATTGGGCCCACAATATTGTCCTGACATTTCAGATGCAACTGAGATCATAAGATCCCTAGAGATACGTGGTCTCCAACTTGTTGGCTGCTTGAAAAACAATCTTGATGCTGCAttcaacacaaaaaaaaaaggacatgTTATTAGTTAGAACATGTATTTAACACAAAATTTGCCAGATGATACTGTAAACTAGAAGAAGTGTACATACCAGTGTAGTTGCAATGGCATGATACCATAATCGCATACTGGTTAACTGTCGAAGCACTTCCCTTTCTATCAAAAGTCTTGGAAGGGGGTCGTAAACTGGACAACTTAGACTTTTCACCATAAGTTTTGAGGTCCTTCCACATAGAAGTAGCtggttttaaaataaaagagtgCTCTTCACCCCGCCTGCAACAAAAACCATTAATAAGCTCAGGGGAATAGACAACTCTTCCAACTTTCACAGCACCATAAGACAGTAAATATAACTCAATTAAACCTTAATTCCAAACACACTTCAGGATATTAGATAATGgccatatacatatacaccAAAAGGCAGTCCTTGTGTGTGCTAGTGTTTGTTTCTAATTTACTCATTAATATTCTGCAACCATTTGGGTTTGTTGCTCATTAAAAATGTACTCACAACATTATGCCATACATTCTCAGCAAGCATGGCAAGATACAGCAACAAAAGAtgaacatatttttctttttcttggtgGATACCTGGTCATTATACTAAAATGCTAAAAGTTAAAGGATGATTAGAAGTAAATTAAGGTACCTAGAGTAAAAAACAACCTGAGAGCTAGATTTGGCAAACTATGGTCATCACCAGCTTCAATACATGCAATTGGTAGGGATGTAGGTGGTCCGCCTTTTGAAGCCTCTTCCAGAACAATTGTTATAGCATCTATGTAAACTACAATATCTGGTATATGTGCTGGAGCAACATTCTGCAAAATAGCTTCATGAGTGAATAAAAGAACCTAGTGACTATGTCCATAGAGATTGGAGAGAAAGTATTTATGATTTATCAGAAAACTGAACGTTAAGCTTTACCTTTATCTGAACACAAAGAAGGTCATTCGTGTTGCAGTCAGCAGCATAAGAATGGATCTCAACAGGTTGAATTATTTCAAGTTTCCTCCTCCATCTTCTTCCTGGGATATGGATCCCTTCTAATCCACAACGGACAGAAAATCTTTCCCGCTCTAGTGACACACCACGGAAAGATAAAAGCCCTTCAGTCCCTGTTCTTTGACTCTTCAAAATCTTCTGAGAAGAGTAATGATCCAACTCATCAAGGTCAAATGATGGTTTAGAACTCTGGGCTTTAACAGGTCCAGGAGGAGTTGCGACATTTTGAGGAAGTGATGACATAGAGTAACTTCTAAAATGACCAAAAGAAAAGAGCTGAGAGCCAGAGGAGGCAGAAAAGGCAGACCTCTGAGATGTGCTACCAATTCCAGAACCAGAACCTAAAGGAGGAGGAGATAAAGTACGAGGTGGAGGAAGAGTGTTATCCAGAGGGAGCAACCATTTCAACAGTTCTCCACATGGGTCTTGATTTTCGTAAACTAAGTTTTCCTGATTCTCAGAAGACAGATTTTTGTCCTGATATTTCTCGAACTGAAGAATTTCAATGACAGGATCTCTTAGAAAATCAACACCAACATTCACTTGTAAAAGTACCTGCATCCTTCCAAACAAAGAAGTAGTATGAGAATCAGTAGTCTACATCAAGAAGTCACCTAGCAACTAGCAAAATAAGATTCAAGTCAATATGGTCAATAAAACAAACAATTAGGAAACAAAACAGAAGAATTGCACCCAAGAGCTTCTGCAATCAGTTTGCAGAACCAGAGCAAGATAACAGTTAATTGAAAGCAGTTTGGAATCAGAATAAGCTTCCTgcagtaaatttttaaaaaagccTAGGAACAAGAACAAGGCAGTGGCCAGGTTGCAATATGTAGTAAACTGAAaatatcattccatcaaattcAGTTTACATGAGTAGCAATATCTTTTAAGTTGGCTATCAGGAGTCCTCATAAGGAAGCCTACAAATGAAATGGTAGGAATTTCCTTGCTGAATACCCCAGATTTCTACCAAGATACCAAGTGTGGAAAAACATAGTCCTAAACTGAACTAACCATTTTCCATCTTCTCTTCTCTCCAGTAAtgttatcaaatttttttatcctaCCTGCAATTATCTTTATACTTCTCCAAGTTACCTACCTTTTCTCAACTCAGATCTTTAACAACTGATTGGTTCCCTTGACCAAAACTTAATCAATTAGGATTCTTTTGGCAGTTGCAAACAACATAGTCTAATCATTCTTTTCCATCAGAATCATCCGCATGTTCAAATTTCCCAAATTGCACCAGCAAACCAAATGTTATATCATGCAGCAAGGTCTCACTAGCAAAGATCCATGGAAGACGGAGGCAAGGAGCTCTACATGACATCAAGGTACTAACCAATAGTAACCCCATCTCATCATCAAAATgtccaatttttcttttcaacaaCTTGGCTCCAAAATATCTATGTATTCTcctcctttttcattttatattttctgtTTGCTTCCCTAGAAAATCCAGATGAATGTAGCTTTTTGTAATTAAAGAATTTCCTGTCAGGAAAAGGAGACAGTTTTGGAAAAGGAGGTGCATTCTTTCCAGTCTTTGACAGTGAAGGTTGGGAGAACGGTTTAGCCTCTAATTGGAGGTAAGAGCAGAAAGTGATAGTTCGAGCAAGAGGCAAAGACAGTAGCAGAGAGGGCATTCCTTGCCTGTGCCCCTGCCCCCTGCCATTGTCATCCCTATGCAAGTCAGCGATTTTAAAAACACTGCAATTACTACACCAAATGGATGTTTAGGTTCACCATAACACATCCAGCACAATCCAGACAAAAATATCAAGCAAAAGTTATAATAACATCAATTTTGCATATAAACTAGAAACAATTAACATGCTATCTGTCagctaaaaaaattaagtgcAAATACTTCTGCAGCATTTATCCAAGTcaaaaagaaggagaaaacAAAGTCATTAACAATGTAGAAGTTCTGTGGTACTAACCACTATGTCTCCATTGGAAAGAGAGCAACACTTAACAGTATCTCTAGCTACTCCACCAGAAACATTAGCATCAAAATTTCCCCTATCAATAACTGCATTTAGACTAGATATGTTCTTGGAAGTGCTTTTGGTTTCATTCGCAATTGACTGTTGACTATCCATCTGAGACGAATCAGAAGCACCTTTTTTTGACCAGAGAGGCTCACCTGACTCTGCAATCCTAACAAAAAAATGAGAGTTCTTAAACCTTTTCAATAGTATTTCAGTCTGTCTTCTGTGATCTTCCATCCTAAGAAATGATTCACTAGCAGAAACATCCTTTGCAGCATCAATCCTCTCTTTCTCCAAGTTTTCACCATTCTGATCGATTACTGTGCCATTGGGACTCACTTCCACTCCTCCAGGCACTGAATTTGTCTCAACCTCCATGTTTccattttgtttctcaatGCCCTTTCGCATGCCATTTTTGCTCATCACTGCAGCAACTTTAAATGGGGTAATAATTTCTGTTTCCTGATTACACGCTGATAAGCACGCTAGAATATGAACTTGTTCACCTGGAGAAGAAACCAAGATCAAGTT containing:
- the LOC18610488 gene encoding uncharacterized protein LOC18610488 produces the protein MNFLLPLRSNQQGTPEPPPVPEEVAESPYVSKSATTLEGLIAEDPYPEYSTVENHGGETNGFEGESTDVVSEKNASVLENHTDVSEEDGWITIPYKDLPDDWNQAPDIHSLRSLDRSFVFPGEQVHILACLSACNQETEIITPFKVAAVMSKNGMRKGIEKQNGNMEVETNSVPGGVEVSPNGTVIDQNGENLEKERIDAAKDVSASESFLRMEDHRRQTEILLKRFKNSHFFVRIAESGEPLWSKKGASDSSQMDSQQSIANETKSTSKNISSLNAVIDRGNFDANVSGGVARDTVKCCSLSNGDIVVLLQVNVGVDFLRDPVIEILQFEKYQDKNLSSENQENLVYENQDPCGELLKWLLPLDNTLPPPRTLSPPPLGSGSGIGSTSQRSAFSASSGSQLFSFGHFRSYSMSSLPQNVATPPGPVKAQSSKPSFDLDELDHYSSQKILKSQRTGTEGLLSFRGVSLERERFSVRCGLEGIHIPGRRWRRKLEIIQPVEIHSYAADCNTNDLLCVQIKNVAPAHIPDIVVYIDAITIVLEEASKGGPPTSLPIACIEAGDDHSLPNLALRRGEEHSFILKPATSMWKDLKTYGEKSKLSSLRPPSKTFDRKGSASTVNQYAIMVSCHCNYTASRLFFKQPTSWRPRISRDLMISVASEMSGQYCGPNERVTQLPVQVLTLQASNLTPEDLTMTVLAPASFTSPPSVVSLNSSPTSPMSPFVGFSELAGKASSVHKLSSMSTASENLKQNGDAGARFTSFNEQLTPIADVIPTSGLGCTHLWLQSRVPLGCVPAQSMATIKLELLPLTDGIITLDTLQIDVKEKGLTYIPEHSLKINATSSVSTGII